One window of the Candidatus Saccharibacteria bacterium genome contains the following:
- a CDS encoding amidohydrolase family protein produces MSDVLRLPGLVDVHVHLREPGQTDKEDFVSGTRAALAGGFTTVCDMPNNAEPITTPERLEAKIALASKKAVCDIGFHYGTLGDNLDTFAQAAKHAVGLKVYLNNTTGGYTLDPARLKEIYAAWPREQVVLLHTEEDTIDIAIESLEGLDRPVHVCHMPSRAVLEKIIAAKQKGLPVTCGVTPHHLFLTEDDVPRLGVYGKMKPPLKSRADQEFLWAHLSDIDIFESDHAPHTHEDKAAGAFGVPNLETTLPLLLKARAEGKITLEQIIDKCHKKPSEIFGLSTDEFTYVEVKMEPYVIQNDGLQTKCGWSPFAGTEVPGRVQKVVLHGATVYENGEFSAVSTGQVLTPFAT; encoded by the coding sequence ATGAGTGATGTTTTGCGGTTGCCGGGGCTGGTGGATGTACACGTACATTTGCGGGAGCCGGGGCAAACAGACAAAGAAGACTTTGTGAGCGGCACGCGAGCGGCTCTAGCTGGCGGCTTTACTACCGTATGCGATATGCCAAACAATGCCGAGCCCATCACCACCCCCGAGCGACTCGAGGCAAAAATAGCACTGGCTAGCAAAAAAGCGGTGTGTGACATAGGCTTCCACTACGGAACGCTGGGTGACAACCTCGACACCTTCGCCCAGGCCGCTAAACACGCGGTAGGGCTAAAGGTGTATTTAAACAATACCACTGGCGGCTACACGCTTGACCCTGCTCGGCTCAAAGAAATTTATGCCGCTTGGCCGCGTGAGCAAGTAGTGCTACTACACACCGAAGAAGACACTATAGATATAGCCATCGAGTCGCTGGAGGGCCTGGACCGCCCAGTACACGTCTGCCACATGCCCAGCCGGGCCGTGTTAGAGAAAATCATTGCCGCCAAGCAAAAAGGCTTGCCCGTGACCTGCGGCGTCACACCACACCATCTGTTCCTCACCGAAGACGATGTGCCACGCCTTGGCGTCTACGGCAAGATGAAACCGCCGCTTAAGTCACGTGCCGACCAAGAGTTTTTGTGGGCGCACCTAAGCGACATTGATATTTTTGAGTCTGACCACGCTCCCCACACCCACGAAGACAAAGCCGCCGGGGCGTTTGGCGTACCGAACCTCGAAACCACCCTGCCCTTACTACTCAAGGCTCGAGCCGAGGGCAAAATTACGCTCGAGCAAATCATAGACAAGTGCCACAAGAAACCAAGTGAAATTTTTGGCCTTTCAACAGATGAGTTCACGTACGTCGAAGTGAAAATGGAGCCGTACGTTATACAAAACGACGGCCTGCAAACCAAATGCGGTTGGTCACCGTTTGCGGGCACTGAAGTTCCTGGCCGAGTCCAGAAAGTCGTACTCCATGGCGCCACCGTCTACGAAAACGGCGAATTCTCGGCAGTCAGCACCGGTCAGGTTCTGACCCCCTTCGCGACTTAA
- a CDS encoding ABC transporter ATP-binding protein — protein sequence MKSTKPIVVVKELRKLYDGKPAVGGISFEVKEGEIFGILGPNGAGKTTTLEMLETLRPIDGGSAVLDGLDVSTNPDKVKGLIGVQPQTPSFEEKTKLVELLEFFSAAYGEKVDAMKFLRDLQLEDKAQSYVENLSGGQRQRFSIAAALVHGPKVFFLDEPTTGLDPQARRNLWDLIREVRDRGVTVIMTTHYMDEAELLCDRVAVMDSGKIIALDTPKNLVKALLKKGFTKAQHVEQANLEDVFIDLTGKALRD from the coding sequence ATGAAAAGCACAAAACCTATTGTCGTTGTTAAGGAACTTCGCAAACTATATGACGGTAAGCCGGCCGTAGGCGGTATATCCTTTGAGGTGAAAGAAGGAGAAATTTTTGGCATCTTGGGGCCGAATGGAGCAGGGAAAACCACAACGCTCGAGATGCTCGAGACGCTTCGGCCGATTGATGGTGGTTCGGCGGTACTCGACGGCCTAGATGTATCCACAAACCCGGACAAAGTGAAGGGCCTCATTGGCGTCCAGCCGCAGACACCGAGTTTTGAGGAAAAAACCAAGCTTGTGGAGCTACTAGAGTTTTTCTCGGCTGCTTACGGTGAAAAAGTTGATGCCATGAAGTTTTTGCGCGACCTCCAGCTCGAGGATAAAGCGCAGAGCTACGTCGAAAACCTCTCTGGGGGGCAGCGCCAGCGTTTTTCAATTGCCGCAGCGCTGGTGCATGGGCCAAAGGTATTCTTCCTCGATGAGCCCACCACGGGGCTTGACCCGCAGGCGCGCCGGAACCTTTGGGACCTCATACGCGAAGTCCGCGACCGTGGTGTCACCGTCATTATGACCACCCACTACATGGACGAAGCCGAGCTGCTCTGTGACCGTGTGGCAGTGATGGACAGCGGCAAAATTATCGCCCTCGATACCCCCAAAAACCTTGTGAAAGCACTCTTGAAGAAAGGGTTCACTAAAGCTCAGCATGTGGAGCAGGCAAACCTAGAGGACGTGTTCATAGACCTAACCGGAAAGGCACTGAGGGACTAA
- the pyrB gene encoding aspartate carbamoyltransferase, which yields MQHLVAAGQLTPEVLTELMNKAEEFRKLLETTDGRNQLRALYPDKVVATLFYEPSTRTRLSHESAAQRLGMGVVSTENAAEFSSAIKGETIEDTVRVVCGYADAIVIRHKETGIVDRAAAASPVPIINAGDGTGEHPTQALLDVYTIWREMGTLEGLNIVMGGDLAHGRTVRSLAQAMSQYKGTSFTFVSTPQLCMGDDIKALLKERGVSFTETADVHAATKQADVVYWTRLQKERLEDPTLEAGFVVDETVLAGMKEKSVIMHPLPRVDEISAAVDADPRAAYFRQSHNGVYVRMALLDYLFSQK from the coding sequence GTGCAACATTTAGTAGCGGCCGGCCAGCTTACGCCGGAAGTTTTGACGGAACTTATGAACAAAGCGGAGGAGTTCCGCAAGCTACTGGAAACGACAGACGGCAGAAACCAGCTGCGGGCACTGTACCCAGATAAGGTCGTTGCAACACTGTTTTATGAACCTTCCACACGAACGCGCTTAAGCCATGAGTCCGCTGCCCAGCGCCTCGGTATGGGGGTGGTTAGCACCGAAAATGCTGCAGAATTCTCATCTGCCATAAAGGGTGAAACCATAGAAGACACAGTGCGGGTGGTGTGCGGCTATGCCGACGCCATTGTTATTAGGCACAAAGAAACAGGTATTGTTGACCGTGCCGCTGCAGCGAGTCCGGTGCCAATCATAAACGCCGGTGACGGAACGGGTGAGCACCCCACCCAAGCACTGCTAGATGTCTATACCATTTGGCGCGAAATGGGCACGCTCGAGGGGCTGAATATTGTTATGGGCGGCGACCTCGCGCACGGACGCACAGTTCGCTCGCTTGCGCAGGCTATGAGCCAATACAAAGGTACTAGCTTTACGTTCGTTTCGACCCCACAGCTCTGCATGGGTGATGACATAAAGGCGCTGCTAAAAGAACGCGGCGTGTCTTTTACCGAAACGGCAGACGTGCACGCGGCAACCAAGCAGGCCGATGTGGTCTACTGGACTCGGTTGCAGAAAGAGCGGCTTGAAGACCCGACGCTTGAGGCGGGGTTTGTGGTGGATGAAACGGTGCTGGCAGGCATGAAAGAAAAGTCGGTCATTATGCATCCATTGCCGCGGGTAGACGAAATTTCTGCCGCAGTAGATGCTGACCCGCGTGCCGCGTACTTCCGGCAGTCGCACAATGGTGTGTATGTGCGTATGGCGCTTTTGGATTATTTGTTTAGTCAGAAATAA
- a CDS encoding NUDIX domain-containing protein: MSNLATTKRPFCAAFMLIAQDGKYLFVKRKNTAWMDGYYGLPSGKVERGEGFLEAAVREAKEEVGVTVRLEDTEFVHLSCRNDDMEWCDVMFLAKKWSGEPRNAEPDMHEEIAWFDLDALPENVVPPVGAMLEAWTAGKTYSEYHSEC; the protein is encoded by the coding sequence GTGTCTAATCTTGCCACGACAAAACGGCCATTTTGCGCTGCCTTTATGCTCATTGCACAAGATGGAAAGTATCTTTTTGTAAAGCGTAAAAATACTGCCTGGATGGATGGCTACTACGGCCTGCCCTCTGGCAAAGTAGAACGAGGAGAGGGGTTTCTTGAGGCTGCCGTTCGGGAGGCGAAAGAGGAGGTAGGAGTCACGGTACGGCTAGAAGACACTGAGTTTGTGCATCTGAGTTGCCGGAATGATGACATGGAATGGTGTGACGTGATGTTTTTAGCGAAAAAGTGGAGCGGTGAGCCCCGTAATGCAGAACCGGACATGCACGAGGAAATTGCGTGGTTTGATCTCGATGCTTTACCCGAAAACGTCGTTCCACCCGTAGGGGCAATGCTAGAAGCTTGGACCGCGGGCAAAACATATAGCGAGTATCATTCGGAATGTTGA
- a CDS encoding endonuclease/exonuclease/phosphatase family protein → MKLLQLNVWMGRLTRQILPLIEQERPDIITTQEIFSANGIVGLPDNTFHLLELMKERCEYTSVFFSPIYEAVYADVTVGCGNAILSKFPLSEQKTVFTNGEFNRHQKDAVFESNIRNGQIALVTMPDGRTFSVVNHHGYWEPNPVGSEKTAQSLQKLTNEVQKLSGPIIFAGDLNINPGTPAMQLFNDYLTDLTATHNITDTMSVLCKVPGVAPDHILVNEGVVVKEFRVLDDLVSDHKALLLEFDIY, encoded by the coding sequence ATGAAGCTCTTGCAGCTCAACGTCTGGATGGGGCGTCTAACCCGACAAATACTTCCGCTAATTGAACAGGAGCGGCCAGATATCATCACAACGCAGGAGATATTTAGCGCTAACGGCATTGTGGGGCTACCCGACAATACATTCCACCTGCTTGAGCTTATGAAAGAGCGCTGCGAATACACCTCCGTTTTCTTCTCGCCCATTTACGAAGCTGTTTACGCTGATGTGACTGTTGGTTGTGGCAATGCAATCTTGAGTAAGTTCCCCCTCTCGGAGCAAAAGACAGTTTTTACAAACGGAGAATTTAACCGTCACCAGAAAGATGCGGTGTTTGAGTCAAACATTCGAAACGGGCAGATAGCGCTCGTGACTATGCCTGATGGTCGTACTTTTTCTGTGGTAAACCACCACGGCTACTGGGAACCAAACCCGGTCGGTTCGGAGAAAACTGCGCAGAGCTTGCAGAAATTGACTAACGAAGTACAGAAATTGTCAGGCCCTATTATTTTCGCGGGTGATTTAAACATAAACCCAGGAACACCAGCAATGCAACTCTTCAATGATTATTTGACTGACCTAACGGCCACCCACAACATTACAGATACAATGAGCGTGCTCTGTAAAGTACCTGGTGTAGCGCCGGACCACATTCTTGTAAATGAAGGGGTGGTTGTAAAGGAATTTCGAGTGCTTGACGACCTTGTCTCTGACCACAAAGCCCTTTTGCTTGAGTTTGATATATATTAA
- the aspS gene encoding aspartate--tRNA ligase, whose amino-acid sequence MRTLAAESIKQVGQTITTMGWVQSRRDHGGLIFIDLRDHTGLLQLVINPETAEAFKTAEELRDEFVIAATGTVNERDENLRNPHLETGGVEMKVTDIRILNRADTLPIQPFAEAQANEDLRLRYRYLDLRRPKMQHMLKKRAEYYKYMRDFVESQGFIEVATPILANSSPEGARDFLIPSRIHPGKFYALPQAPQQFKQLLMVGGLPRYYQLAACFRDEDPRADRLYGEFYQLDAEMSFIEDGEEVRTTFDPLIKSLVSDFAGKKLLNEDVPRIPYAEAMETYGSDKPDLRFDMKLVDLSDVFAGSEFGVFKNAVASGGAVKAICVKGGASLSRSQIDSFTEIAKNEGAGGLAYLTYKDGEVQSPIAKFMNEAELTEVKTRSQAEGGDAVFFGADTRQMVNKVLGRLRGEFASHFGLKDPDTVALCWIVDFPFYETDEKTGKMDFGHNPFSMPKGGAHALDNTENKLEILADQYDMVANGYEICSGGVRNHNPEVLYKVFGLLGFDEAYVEEKFGAMLNAFKYGAPPHAGCAFGLDRLFMVLMGEENIREIVAFPKNGSGLDVMMNSPSAVEAAQLKELSISVTE is encoded by the coding sequence ATGCGAACACTTGCAGCTGAATCTATCAAACAAGTTGGCCAAACTATTACTACTATGGGTTGGGTGCAGTCGCGCCGTGACCACGGCGGGCTAATTTTTATAGACCTGCGTGACCACACCGGGTTGCTGCAGCTGGTCATTAACCCCGAGACGGCTGAGGCTTTCAAAACGGCCGAAGAACTGCGCGATGAATTCGTCATCGCCGCCACTGGCACCGTAAACGAACGAGACGAAAACCTGCGTAATCCACACCTGGAAACTGGTGGTGTTGAAATGAAAGTCACTGACATTCGTATTCTTAACCGCGCCGACACCCTGCCCATACAGCCATTTGCCGAGGCTCAAGCCAACGAAGACCTTCGTTTGCGTTACCGCTATCTAGACCTGCGCCGACCAAAAATGCAGCATATGCTCAAAAAACGCGCGGAGTACTACAAATACATGCGGGACTTTGTAGAATCACAAGGATTCATCGAGGTAGCCACTCCAATCTTAGCAAACAGCAGCCCAGAGGGTGCGCGCGACTTCCTGATTCCCTCGCGTATACACCCGGGCAAATTCTACGCCCTACCCCAGGCGCCGCAGCAGTTTAAGCAGCTCCTTATGGTCGGCGGCCTACCTCGCTACTACCAGCTGGCCGCCTGTTTCCGCGACGAAGATCCCCGGGCAGACAGACTGTACGGAGAATTCTACCAGCTCGACGCCGAGATGAGTTTTATAGAAGACGGCGAAGAAGTGCGTACCACCTTTGACCCGCTCATAAAAAGCCTCGTGAGTGACTTTGCTGGTAAGAAATTGCTGAACGAAGATGTGCCGCGAATTCCGTATGCCGAAGCCATGGAAACGTATGGCTCAGACAAGCCAGACCTGCGGTTCGACATGAAGTTGGTGGACCTCAGCGACGTGTTTGCTGGTTCTGAATTTGGTGTCTTTAAAAATGCTGTTGCTAGTGGAGGTGCGGTCAAAGCCATTTGCGTGAAAGGCGGTGCGAGCTTAAGTCGCAGCCAAATAGACAGCTTTACAGAAATTGCGAAAAACGAGGGTGCTGGTGGGCTGGCATACTTAACCTACAAAGACGGTGAGGTGCAGTCACCAATTGCCAAATTTATGAATGAGGCGGAACTCACCGAAGTAAAAACACGATCCCAGGCGGAAGGCGGCGATGCCGTGTTCTTTGGCGCAGACACACGCCAGATGGTAAACAAAGTGCTTGGACGGCTGCGGGGTGAGTTTGCTAGTCACTTCGGCCTGAAAGACCCAGACACGGTTGCCCTGTGTTGGATTGTTGACTTTCCATTCTACGAGACAGACGAAAAAACCGGCAAAATGGACTTTGGCCATAATCCATTCAGCATGCCAAAGGGCGGGGCACACGCGCTAGATAACACTGAAAACAAGCTTGAAATATTGGCCGACCAGTACGACATGGTCGCGAATGGCTACGAAATTTGCAGTGGCGGCGTGCGCAACCACAACCCAGAGGTGCTCTACAAAGTATTTGGATTGCTCGGGTTCGACGAAGCTTACGTAGAGGAAAAATTTGGCGCCATGCTAAATGCCTTCAAGTACGGTGCGCCGCCGCATGCCGGTTGCGCCTTTGGCCTTGACCGATTGTTTATGGTGCTTATGGGCGAGGAAAACATCCGCGAAATAGTCGCCTTCCCCAAAAATGGCTCCGGACTCGACGTCATGATGAACTCCCCGAGCGCAGTAGAAGCCGCGCAGCTGAAAGAACTTAGCATATCCGTCACTGAGTAG
- a CDS encoding A/G-specific adenine glycosylase — MNAQTKTIAEFVEAVWEYYRSHGRHDLPWRFPEANGTFEPYKILVSECMLQQTQVARVIPKYQTFLRSFPNVSALAESELGEVLRAWQGLGYNRRAKYLWQAAQCIEQTGSFPGSQEALTKLPGVGVNTAGAILAYAWNQPAVFIETNIRTVYIHHFTRDADVVSDDFIRDCLERTLDREHPREFYWALMDYGSYLKTRVQNLHRSKQYTKQSKFEGSKRQIRGQVLRELSNKSSTAMHLGRLIDDERLFGILEELVTEGLIKKKGEQYSL, encoded by the coding sequence GTGAACGCGCAGACGAAAACAATTGCGGAGTTTGTTGAGGCTGTTTGGGAGTATTACCGTTCTCATGGTCGTCATGATTTGCCGTGGCGTTTTCCAGAGGCGAATGGTACTTTCGAACCCTATAAAATTCTTGTCAGCGAGTGTATGCTTCAGCAAACACAAGTTGCCCGGGTAATCCCCAAGTATCAGACATTTTTGCGGAGCTTTCCGAATGTGTCGGCACTGGCTGAAAGCGAATTGGGTGAGGTACTGCGCGCGTGGCAAGGACTAGGCTATAACCGTCGCGCCAAGTACCTATGGCAAGCTGCGCAGTGTATTGAGCAGACTGGCTCGTTCCCGGGTAGCCAAGAAGCACTGACAAAACTCCCGGGGGTTGGCGTAAATACAGCAGGAGCCATTTTGGCCTATGCCTGGAACCAGCCGGCTGTATTTATAGAAACAAATATCCGCACAGTCTACATACATCATTTCACCAGGGATGCCGATGTTGTATCTGATGATTTCATCCGGGATTGTTTGGAGCGAACACTCGACCGGGAACACCCGCGTGAGTTTTATTGGGCACTCATGGATTACGGTTCTTACCTAAAAACACGCGTTCAAAACCTGCATCGGAGCAAGCAATACACAAAACAGTCAAAGTTTGAAGGCTCTAAAAGACAGATTCGCGGGCAGGTGCTACGTGAACTGAGTAATAAATCCTCGACTGCCATGCACTTGGGGCGCCTTATAGACGATGAACGCCTGTTTGGCATTCTTGAGGAGCTTGTAACTGAGGGGCTCATCAAAAAGAAGGGCGAGCAGTATAGCCTGTAA
- a CDS encoding ABC transporter permease: MPKSLLPIFTFVKIDIRRLFRDKLAMFFTFVFPLLFLFVFGGIFGKNNSVSFNVAFLNRSDTQFAKQFEQMGRKDKVLKIDSRVKTLGEAQEKMSRGELDATIILPAEFGRVGDKGYPTGQAQVLYNKSNEQGGQTLAAILNGIFEGINKQFVPSEKPFTVTAKSTAKQGLTQFDYVFAGLLGFSLLGAGIFGPTSVFPKLKERGVLRRYHTTTLKVWQYFLGNTISNTIVGLLSIATMFVVGLTVFNLNMRGNYLVLGLLVSLGAIMLFGIGLAVGGWAKNERQAAPLAQIITFPMMFLSGSFFPRFLMPEWLQGVTNYLPLTPVIDAARLIITENRGVFDLLPQFGIILGWCVVVYLIAFRVFRWE; encoded by the coding sequence ATGCCGAAATCACTCTTACCCATCTTTACATTCGTAAAAATTGACATTCGCCGGCTGTTTCGCGACAAACTAGCAATGTTCTTTACCTTTGTGTTTCCGTTGCTGTTCCTGTTTGTGTTTGGCGGAATTTTTGGCAAGAACAACAGCGTAAGCTTCAATGTGGCGTTCCTAAACCGTTCTGACACCCAGTTCGCCAAGCAGTTTGAACAAATGGGGCGAAAAGATAAGGTGTTAAAAATAGATTCCCGGGTGAAAACGTTAGGCGAAGCCCAAGAAAAAATGAGTCGTGGCGAACTAGATGCCACCATTATTCTGCCCGCAGAATTTGGACGGGTGGGCGACAAGGGCTATCCAACCGGACAAGCCCAAGTACTCTACAACAAAAGCAACGAACAGGGCGGGCAGACACTCGCGGCCATTTTGAACGGCATATTTGAAGGCATCAACAAGCAGTTTGTGCCGTCAGAAAAGCCATTCACCGTTACGGCGAAATCTACCGCCAAACAGGGGTTAACCCAGTTTGACTATGTGTTTGCGGGGCTGCTTGGTTTTTCACTCCTTGGTGCGGGCATATTTGGCCCAACCAGCGTGTTTCCAAAGCTGAAAGAGCGCGGTGTGCTTCGGCGGTACCATACCACTACGCTGAAGGTGTGGCAGTACTTCCTGGGCAACACCATTTCAAACACTATTGTCGGCTTGCTTTCCATAGCCACCATGTTTGTGGTGGGGCTAACGGTATTTAATCTGAACATGAGGGGGAATTATTTGGTATTGGGGCTGCTGGTTTCGCTCGGTGCAATTATGCTGTTTGGTATAGGGCTGGCGGTGGGTGGCTGGGCAAAAAATGAACGACAGGCGGCGCCGCTTGCCCAAATAATCACCTTCCCCATGATGTTTCTTTCGGGGAGCTTTTTCCCACGGTTTCTCATGCCCGAATGGCTGCAGGGGGTTACGAACTACTTGCCGCTAACACCGGTTATCGACGCCGCACGGCTCATTATCACCGAAAATCGCGGCGTGTTTGACCTGCTGCCACAGTTCGGCATTATTTTAGGCTGGTGCGTCGTGGTCTACCTCATAGCCTTCCGCGTCTTCCGCTGGGAATAG
- a CDS encoding threonylcarbamoyl-AMP synthase, whose amino-acid sequence MQTFASVDNEELRTLLKQGAVGVLPTDTVYGLVCMASSEPAIERLFTVKSREANPGTVLAASVQQLIDLGLRGRYVKAVEHYWPNAISVVITCADNLLYLHQGKRSLAVRIPDDEVLRGLLRQTGPLMTTSANHPGQPTANTIAEAKAYFGNDVDFYVDGGVLRDRPPSTIIRIVDDAIEVLREGAVKINEAGRIQRV is encoded by the coding sequence GTGCAAACCTTCGCTTCTGTCGACAATGAAGAGCTTAGGACACTGCTGAAGCAGGGAGCTGTCGGTGTGCTGCCAACAGATACGGTTTATGGGCTTGTGTGTATGGCTAGTAGCGAGCCGGCTATTGAGCGGTTATTTACGGTCAAATCGCGTGAGGCAAACCCAGGCACCGTGCTTGCGGCGAGCGTGCAACAGCTCATTGACCTTGGCTTACGCGGTCGATACGTCAAAGCGGTTGAACATTATTGGCCAAATGCTATCAGCGTCGTTATCACTTGCGCAGATAATCTGTTATACCTGCACCAAGGAAAGCGCTCCCTAGCTGTTCGTATACCCGACGACGAAGTGCTTCGAGGGCTGCTTCGGCAAACTGGACCGCTCATGACAACAAGCGCCAACCACCCGGGTCAACCAACGGCGAACACTATCGCAGAGGCTAAGGCATATTTTGGTAATGATGTGGATTTTTACGTAGACGGCGGGGTTCTCAGAGACCGTCCGCCCTCAACCATTATTCGAATCGTTGACGATGCCATAGAAGTGCTTCGAGAAGGCGCAGTCAAAATAAATGAAGCAGGGAGAATACAACGTGTCTAA